In the genome of Thiobacter sp. AK1, one region contains:
- a CDS encoding phosphate/phosphite/phosphonate ABC transporter substrate-binding protein, producing the protein MRRFWAAIFFLALATSHAAEYRPTPVNPGGGRAQATYVFGFHPHLNPQELVAAYQPILDYLEQHIPNVKFQLEGAKDYSEFEARLVARRYHFALPNPVQTLIAQRVGYHVIAKNFPDEDFRGALVTREGRITGLRQLSGETLCFPSATAVAATLLPLWYLHRHGVDVKSLRLQYTGTQVAALLNAGAGDAAACGVSVRFLRAFQRDEPNKAARLAVLFVTDPSPHNAIVARADVPAALKEKVAATLAAMAADPTVDASRFKLGQHRFERASDETYRPFRAFLERYDAEIGLPAALKPVIAR; encoded by the coding sequence ATGCGACGATTTTGGGCGGCAATCTTTTTTCTCGCCCTCGCCACCAGCCATGCCGCGGAATACCGCCCGACGCCCGTGAACCCCGGGGGGGGACGCGCGCAAGCGACTTACGTATTTGGCTTTCACCCCCATCTCAATCCCCAGGAGCTGGTCGCCGCGTATCAACCCATACTCGATTACCTGGAGCAGCACATTCCGAACGTGAAGTTCCAGCTGGAGGGGGCGAAGGATTATTCCGAATTCGAGGCGCGGCTCGTGGCCCGGCGTTACCACTTCGCCCTGCCCAATCCGGTTCAAACCCTGATCGCCCAGCGCGTGGGCTACCACGTGATCGCCAAGAATTTTCCGGACGAGGATTTCCGCGGCGCCCTGGTCACCCGTGAGGGCCGCATCACTGGGTTGAGGCAACTGTCGGGCGAGACCCTGTGCTTTCCCTCGGCGACAGCGGTGGCGGCGACCCTCTTGCCCCTCTGGTATTTGCACCGTCATGGGGTGGACGTGAAAAGTTTGCGATTGCAATACACGGGCACCCAGGTGGCGGCCCTGCTCAATGCGGGCGCCGGCGATGCCGCCGCCTGCGGCGTGTCGGTACGCTTCCTGCGCGCCTTCCAGCGCGACGAGCCGAACAAGGCGGCGCGCCTTGCCGTGCTATTCGTGACGGATCCCTCGCCGCACAATGCCATCGTCGCACGGGCAGACGTGCCGGCGGCGCTCAAGGAGAAAGTCGCGGCCACGTTGGCGGCGATGGCAGCCGATCCTACGGTGGATGCCAGCCGCTTCAAACTGGGCCAGCACCGCTTCGAACGGGCCAGCGATGAGACCTACCGGCCCTTTCGTGCCTTCCTCGAGCGTTATGACGCCGA